The Streptomyces sp. NBC_00335 DNA window CGTGGCCACCGTCTGGTACGTGATCCTCACCAGCCTGGTCTCCGTCGTCCAGTACTACGTCGAGCGGCACTACGCCCGCGGAGCGCTGCGCACCCCCACGCCGACTCCCCTCCAGCGGGCCCGGACGGGCCTGCGCGACCTACGGATCCGCTACCGGAAGGAGACGGCCCGATGACCGGGAACGCGAGCGGCACCGTCGCCACGGCCTCCCGGCCGGCCGCGATCGAGGTGCACGACGTGCACAAGTGGTTCGGCGGCCGGCGGGTCCTCGACGGGGTGAGCCTGACCGTCGCGCCCGGCACCGTCACCGTGATCCTGGGGCGCTCCGGATCGGGCAAGTCGACCCTGCTGCGGGTCCTCAACCACCTGGAGAAGCCCGAGGCCGGCCACGTCAGCGTCGGCGGCGAACTGATCGGCGTCCAGCGGCACGGGGGCCGGCTCAAGGAGCTGAAGGAACGGGCGATCCTCGCCCAGCGCGGCCGGATCGGCTTCGTCTTCCAGAACTTCAACCTCTTCCCGCACCTGACCGTACTGGACAACGTCGCCGCCGCCCCGGTGGCCACGGGCAGGCTGTCCCGGCCGCAGGCTCAGGCCCTGGCGCAGGAGTTGCTGCGCCGCGTAGGGCTCGGGGACCGCGGCGGCGCCTACCCGCGACAGCTGTCCGGCGGGCAGCAGCAGCGGGTGGCCATCGCGCGGGCCCTGGCCCTGCGGCCCGGGGTCATCCTCTTCGACGAGCCCACGTCGGCGCTCGACCCCGAGCTGGTCGGCGAGGTGCTCTCCGTGATCAAGGACCTGGCCACCGGGGGCACCACCCTCGTGATCGTGACCCACGAGATCGGCTTCGCCCGCGAGGTCGCCGACGAGATCGTCTTCCTCCACGAGGGCCGCGTCGTGGAGCAGGGCCCGCCCGCGCAGGTGCTGGACCACCCCGCGCACCCGCGGACCCGGGAGTTCCTCAGCAAGGTGCTCTGACCTCCCTGCCCCGCCCCTTCCAGAGCTTTCCCTTCCCACCCACCGCTTTCCCCACCTCGGCCTTCCCCGCATCGCCGCACACCCGAAAGGCAACGCCATGCACCGCCCCTCCCTCCTGCGCAACAGACTTCTCCGCGGCCTCGGCGCCACGACCGCCGCCGTCGCCCTCGCCGCCGGACTCACCGCGTGCGGCGGCGACGCGAAGGCCACCGGCACCGAGGCGGGCTCCGGCAAGGTGACCATCGGCGCCGTCTCCAACGGGGCCGCGCAGCAGGCAGAACTGACCGTCCCCGTCGTCGAGTCCCTGCGCGCAAAGCTCCCGAAGGCCGTGCGCGACCGCGGTGAGCTGGTCATCGGGGTCGGCGCCCTGCCCGCCGGGTTCCCGCCCCTCACCTACGTCGGCACCGACCAGAAGACCATCACCGGCTCGGAGCCCGACCTCGGCCGGCTCGTCGCCGCGACCCTGGGTCTGAAGCCCGTGGTGAAGAACTCCACGTGGGAGAACCTCTTCGTCGGCATCGACAGCGGCAAGGTCGACGTGGCCTTCACCAACGTGACGGTCACCGAGGAGCGCAAGAAGAAGTACGACTTCGCGTCCTACCGGCAGGACAACCTGGCCTTCGAGTCCCTGAAGGAGAGCACCTGGGAGTTCGGCGGCGACTACCGCAACCTGGCGGGCAAGACGGTGTCGGTCAGCAAGGGCACCAACCAGGAGAAGATCCTCCTGGAGTGGCAGAAGAAGCTCCAGTCCGAGGGCAAGGACTTCACGGTCAAGTACTTCCCCGACGCCAACAGCGTCTACCTGGCCCTGAGCGGCAAGAAGATCGACCTCAACTTCGGCCCGAACCCGTCGATCGCCTACCACATCCCCCAGACCGCGAGCGGCAACGCCCCGACCCGCAAGGCCGGTTCGTTCTCCGGCGCCGGCGAGACCCTCCAGGGGCTGATCGCCGCGACCGCGAAGAAGGACAGCGGACTGGCCGAGCCCGTGGCCCAGGCCATCAACCACCTCGTCGGAACCGGCCAGTACGCGCAGCTCCTCAAGGCCTGGAACCTCTCCGACGAGGCCGTGACCACCTCCCAGGTCAACCCGCCCGGCCTGCCCCTCACCAACTCCTGACCCCGCGGCCGTCCCCGGCCCGGGCACCCCACGGAAGGAGGGTTCCGCCCCCATGAGCACGAGCACCACCACCCCGAGCCCGGTGACCTCAGGGATCCCGGCGGCCCCGGCGGCCCCGCACGTCCTCGACAACCCGGCCTGGGCCTCGCTGTCCGGCGCGCACGCGGCCTTCGCCGTGCGGGCCGGCGGCCGCGCCGCCCGCTACGCCCCGGACGTCGCCGTGTTCTCCGCGATCTCCGATCCGGCCGACCCCCGGTCCTGGGACGCGCTGCGCTCCCTGGCCGGCTCCGACGGGATCGTCGCGCTCTCCGGGGTGCTGACCCCGCCCCCCGGCTGGGAGACCGTCGGGTCCACCCCGGGGGTCCAGCTCGTCGACACCTCGCTGCGCGCCGAGCCCGCCCCCGAGGCGGTGCTGCTCGGGCCCGCGGACGTGCCCGAGGTGCTGGAGCTGATCGAGCTGACGAAGCCGGGGCCCTTCCTGCCCCGCACCGTCGAGTTGGGCACGTACCTCGGCATCCGGCACCGGGGCCGGCTGGTGGCCATGGCCGGGGAACGGCTGCGGCCGCCCGGCTGGACGGAGATCAGCGCGGTCTGCACCCATCCCGGCTTCCGCGGCCGGGGCCTGGCGACGCGCCTGGTCCGCGCCGTCGCCGCGGGCATCCGGGACCGGGGAGACGTGCCGTTCCTGCACACGGCCGCCGAGAACACCGGCGCCATCCGCCTCTACGAGTCGATCGGTTTCACCGTGCGCCACAGGCCCTTCTTCATGGCCTTCCGGGCTCCGGGCAGCGCAGACGACACGGATGACATTGCAGCCACACGTATTTAACAATTCCGAGTTCTTTTCATACTCCCGACATTTCCGCGTCCCGTATTCCGGGCATGCCCTTTCCGAGGAGCGCCGACGTGAAATTCCTGGCCATCACCCTGATCACGGACGGCACGGATCCGGCGACGGGCGCTCCGACCCCCACGCGCGAGCGGTTCCGGCAGGTCGTCGACGCGGCGCTGCTGGCGGATGAGCTCGGCTTCGACGGCTTCGGGGTGGGTGAGCGCCACGAGCGGCCGTTCCTGTCGTCCTCGCCGCCCGTGGTGCTCTCCCACATCGCCGCCCTGACCCGCCGCATCCGGCTCTACACCGCCGTGACCACCCTGAGCCTGCTCGACCCGGTGCGGGCGTACGAGGACTACGCGACGCTGGACCACCTCAGCGACGGCCGGCTGGAGCTGATGATCGGCAAGGGGAACGGCACCGCGCAGCGCGAGCTGTTCGACGTGACCCCCGAGGACCAGTGGGAGCGCAACTCCGAGGGCTACGAGCTGTTCCGGCAGATCTGGAGCGAGGACAAGGTGACGGCGCAGCCTCGCTTCCGGCCCGCGCTGACCGGCGCCGAGGTGCTGCCCCGGCCGTACCAGAAGACGCTGCGGGTCTGGCACGGAAGCGCCACGAGCCGGGAGTCCGTGGATCTCGCGGCGCGCTACGGCGACCCGCTCTTCTCCGCGAACGTCACCCATCCCATCGGCCCGTACGCCGCGTTGATCCGCCACTACCGCGAGCGCTGGGAGCACTACGGACACGATCCGGCGCACGCGGTCGTGGGAGCGGGCACGGCGGGCTTCCACACGGCGCCCACCTCGCAGCAGGCGGTCGCCGCGTACCGGCCGGCGTTCGCCCGGTACCTCGCGGCCCACGCCGCGCAGGGGCTGGATCCGGTGTTCCCGACCCTGGAGGACTTCGTCGAGCGGAGTTCGGCACTGATCGGCAGCCCCGAGCAGGTGATCGAGAAGGTGCACCGCTACCACGAGGAGTTCGGCCACACGGTCCTGCACCTCCAGGCCGAGCCCGGGGGGCTGACCGAGGCCCAACACCGGGACTCCCTGGCACTGTTCCAGTCACGGATCGCGCCGGTGCTGCGCCGCTCGATTCCGGACCCGGCGTTCGCGGTGAGGTAGCGGAGGACTGTTGACAGAAGCACCCTCCTGCACCACCCTTTCACTACTTGCCTAGTGAAAGGGTGGTGTTGTCGTGCTCGAGTACCGCATCGACCGGCGTAGCGGCATCGCCACGTACCTGCAGATCGTCCAGCAGACCAAACAGGCCCTGCGCCTGGGCCTGTTGGAGCCGGGCGACAAACTGCCGACCGCGCGCGAGGTCGTCGAGGCCACCGCCATCAACCCGAACACCGTCCTCAAGGCCTACCGCGAGCTGGAACGCGAGGGGCTCGTCGAGGCGAAGCGGGGCCTGGGCACCTTCATCCGCAAGTCCCTGGGCGGCGCGCCGGCGGAGTCGCCGCTGCGCGCCGAACTCGCCGACTGGGCGCGGCGGGCCCGGGAGGCCGGGATGGAGCGGGACGACGCGGCCGCGCTCTTCTCGGCCGTACTGGAAGAGCACTTCAAGGGGGACGAACGCGCATGACGCACACCGTGATCGAGGCGGACGGCCTCGGCCTGCGCTACGGACGCCGGGGAAGGTGGGCGCTGCGCGACTGCACCTTCCGGCTGCCCGAAGGCCGGGTCTGTGCACTCGTAGGACCCAACGGGGCTGGAAAGTCGACCCTGTTGGCGATCGCCGCGGGGCTCGTTTCCGCGACGGAGGGCCACCTCCGCTCGGTGCCGCGCGAGGAACTGGCCTTCGTGGCACAGGAAAAGCCGCTCTACCCGCAGCTCACCGTGGGCGAGACGCTGCGCATGGGCAGCGAGCTCAACCCCGGCCGCTGGGACGCGAGCAGGGCGGAACAGATCGTGGAGGCGGGGGACCTCGACCCGCACGCGAAGGTCCGTACCCTCTCCGGCGGGCAGCGCACCCGGGTCGCCCTGGCCCTGGCCCTCGGCAAACGCCCGGGCCTGCTCCTGCTCGACGAGCCGATGGCCGACCTCGATCCGCTCGCCCGGCACCGGCTCATGGGCACGCTGATGGCCGACGCCGCCGAGAACGGCACCTCGGTGGTGATGTCCTCGCACATCCTCACCGAGCTGGAGGGCGCCTGCGACCACCTCCTGCTGGTGGACGGCGGCCGGGTCCGCCTCGCCGGCCCCATCGACGAGGTCGGCGCCGCGCACCTGCTGCTCACCGGCCCCGCCGCCGCCCTCGACGAACTCTCCGCATCCCACACCGTCGTCGAGGCCCGCACGACGGGCCGCCAGCTCACGGCGCTCGTACGGCCGCGGGGCCCGATCGACAGCGGCACCTGGCAGACGACCCATCCGTCCCTGGAGGAACTCTTGCTCGCCCATCTGCGCGCGCCCGAAGCCCCGGCGCTCGCCGTGGACACCGATGTCACCGAGGGGGTGCCGGCATGAGCACGCTGACGCTGAAGGGGCCGTATTGGGTGGCGGCCCGCCAGCACCGGCGCGTGCTGTGGGCGGTGCCCATCCTCCTCGCCGTGGGCCTCGTCGTGATGGTCGCGCTGCGCGTGTGGAGCGCGTACCCAACCTACGACGCGATGCACCGGCCGCTCCTGACCCCGGGATACGACCTGCTCCGGGGATACATGCAGTCCGCGACCAGGGTCCTGGTGTTCCTCCCGCTGCTGGTGGGAGCCTTCGTCGCCGGTCCCATGATCGCCCGCGAGCTGGAGAGCGGGACCTGGCGGCTCGCCCTCACCCAGTCCACGACGGCGAAGGCCTGGCTCGGGTCGAAGGTGCTGGTTGCGGCCGCGGTCTCCGTGCTCGGCTCCCTCGCCCTGATCGGGATCTACCGCCTCGGATGGACCCAGGTTTCCGACACCTACGAGCTCTACTGGTACGAGCGCGGGGTGTACGCGGCCACCGGCCCGGTACTCGTCGCCTACTGCCTGCTCGGCGTGGCCATCGCAGCCCTCGTCGGTCAGCTGGTCCGGCGGACCCTGCCCGCCATGGCGGTCGCCGGCCTCCTGACCGGTCTCGTCCTGCTCGTTCTCAGCGCACTGCGGTGGTCCTTCCTTCCCGTAGTAGCCGTTACCGCTCCCTACACTGTGGACGCGGACTCGCTCCTGCCGCCCTCCGCCAAGAACATGGGCACAGGACTCACCCTTACCACCGGCGAGCGCGCGTCGGGGTACCGCTGCTTCCCGGAGCCCCCGACCTCCGGGGGCTGCCGCGACGACATGGACGCCACCGCTTCCTACGCCGATTTCCACCCCACCTCCCACTACTGGCCGACCCAGCTCATCGAAACCTCCATCGTCCTCGTCCTGGCCGCCGCCGTCCTCTACGCCGCCTTCCGCCTGGTGCAGAAGCGACACCCCTGAACCTCCCGCGAGCAGCGCGAACGGCCCGTTCGGCCCGGGGCGAAGGTCCCGGCCGGGCGGGTCCTGTGCTGCTCCGTTCGCGACCATCGCCGCTGGTCAGTGCCGTACGCCGGACTGTCCAATGGAGGGAGGTCTTCGAGCCAGGAGGATGTCGTGTCCGAGGAGAAGCGAGGGTTCTGCACCCTCTGCAAGTCGCGCTGCGGCGCGATCTTCACCATCGAGGACGGCCGCCTGACCGGCGTCCGACCGGACCCCGACCATCCCACCGGCACCGCGATGTGCCCCAAGGGCCGCTCCGCCCCCGAGATCGCGCACAGTACGAACCGGCTGGCCACCCCGCTGCGCCGGACCAACCCCAAGACCGACCCGGACCCGGGCTGGGTGCCCGTCTCCTGGGACGAGGCGATGGAAGAGATCGCCGCGAAGATCGGGGCGATCGCCGCCGAGAGCGGCCCGGAATCGGTGGCCTTCGCCGTGGCCACGCCCTCGGGGACGATGGTCTCGGACGCCACCGAGTGGATCGAGCGCTTCGTACGCCTCTTCGGCAGCCCGAACACGGTGTACAGCGCGGAGATCTGCAACTGGCACAAGGACTTCGCGCACGCCTTCACCTTCGGCTCGCCGATCCCGCCGCCCGACTACGCGAACGCCGACCTCGCCCTGCTGTGGGGCTTCAACCCGGCCAAGACCTGGCTCGCCCAGTCCGCCGCCCTCTCCGCCGCCCAGGCGACCGGCACCAAGCTCGCCGTCGTGGACCCGCGCCGCTCCACCAGCGCGCTGCGGGCCGACCACTGGCTGCGGGTCCGGCCCGGCACCGACGCCGCGCTCGCCCTGGGCCTCGCCCACCTGCTCATCGCCGACGAGGGCTACGACGCGGCCTTCGTGCGCGCCTGGACCAACGGCCCCCTCCTCGTCCGCGCCGACACCGGACGGTTCCTGCGCGCGGACGAGCTCCCCGGCATCACCCCGGATCTCCCGGGCTTCGCCGTCTTCGACGAGGTGACCGGCCGGGCCGAGGCGTACGACACCGCGCGCGCAGCCCACCGTCCGGAGCGCTTCGCGCTGCGCGGCACCCGCCCGATCCCCCTCCGCGACGGCTCGGTCGTCGACTGCGCGCCCGCCTTCGAGCGGTACGCCGCCGCCTGCGCGGCCTGGACTCCGGACAGGGTCGCCGCCACCACCTGGATCCCCGAGCGGGAGATCCGCGCGCTCGCCGCGGAGATCGCGGCCGCGCCCTCGGTCACCTACTACGGGTGGACCGGAGTGGGGCAGAGCGCGAACGCCGCGCAGACCGA harbors:
- a CDS encoding amino acid ABC transporter ATP-binding protein is translated as MTGNASGTVATASRPAAIEVHDVHKWFGGRRVLDGVSLTVAPGTVTVILGRSGSGKSTLLRVLNHLEKPEAGHVSVGGELIGVQRHGGRLKELKERAILAQRGRIGFVFQNFNLFPHLTVLDNVAAAPVATGRLSRPQAQALAQELLRRVGLGDRGGAYPRQLSGGQQQRVAIARALALRPGVILFDEPTSALDPELVGEVLSVIKDLATGGTTLVIVTHEIGFAREVADEIVFLHEGRVVEQGPPAQVLDHPAHPRTREFLSKVL
- a CDS encoding GNAT family N-acetyltransferase, which gives rise to MSTSTTTPSPVTSGIPAAPAAPHVLDNPAWASLSGAHAAFAVRAGGRAARYAPDVAVFSAISDPADPRSWDALRSLAGSDGIVALSGVLTPPPGWETVGSTPGVQLVDTSLRAEPAPEAVLLGPADVPEVLELIELTKPGPFLPRTVELGTYLGIRHRGRLVAMAGERLRPPGWTEISAVCTHPGFRGRGLATRLVRAVAAGIRDRGDVPFLHTAAENTGAIRLYESIGFTVRHRPFFMAFRAPGSADDTDDIAATRI
- a CDS encoding GntR family transcriptional regulator, with product MLEYRIDRRSGIATYLQIVQQTKQALRLGLLEPGDKLPTAREVVEATAINPNTVLKAYRELEREGLVEAKRGLGTFIRKSLGGAPAESPLRAELADWARRAREAGMERDDAAALFSAVLEEHFKGDERA
- a CDS encoding ABC transporter permease; its protein translation is MSTLTLKGPYWVAARQHRRVLWAVPILLAVGLVVMVALRVWSAYPTYDAMHRPLLTPGYDLLRGYMQSATRVLVFLPLLVGAFVAGPMIARELESGTWRLALTQSTTAKAWLGSKVLVAAAVSVLGSLALIGIYRLGWTQVSDTYELYWYERGVYAATGPVLVAYCLLGVAIAALVGQLVRRTLPAMAVAGLLTGLVLLVLSALRWSFLPVVAVTAPYTVDADSLLPPSAKNMGTGLTLTTGERASGYRCFPEPPTSGGCRDDMDATASYADFHPTSHYWPTQLIETSIVLVLAAAVLYAAFRLVQKRHP
- a CDS encoding ABC transporter ATP-binding protein, with amino-acid sequence MTHTVIEADGLGLRYGRRGRWALRDCTFRLPEGRVCALVGPNGAGKSTLLAIAAGLVSATEGHLRSVPREELAFVAQEKPLYPQLTVGETLRMGSELNPGRWDASRAEQIVEAGDLDPHAKVRTLSGGQRTRVALALALGKRPGLLLLDEPMADLDPLARHRLMGTLMADAAENGTSVVMSSHILTELEGACDHLLLVDGGRVRLAGPIDEVGAAHLLLTGPAAALDELSASHTVVEARTTGRQLTALVRPRGPIDSGTWQTTHPSLEELLLAHLRAPEAPALAVDTDVTEGVPA
- a CDS encoding transporter substrate-binding domain-containing protein, whose translation is MHRPSLLRNRLLRGLGATTAAVALAAGLTACGGDAKATGTEAGSGKVTIGAVSNGAAQQAELTVPVVESLRAKLPKAVRDRGELVIGVGALPAGFPPLTYVGTDQKTITGSEPDLGRLVAATLGLKPVVKNSTWENLFVGIDSGKVDVAFTNVTVTEERKKKYDFASYRQDNLAFESLKESTWEFGGDYRNLAGKTVSVSKGTNQEKILLEWQKKLQSEGKDFTVKYFPDANSVYLALSGKKIDLNFGPNPSIAYHIPQTASGNAPTRKAGSFSGAGETLQGLIAATAKKDSGLAEPVAQAINHLVGTGQYAQLLKAWNLSDEAVTTSQVNPPGLPLTNS
- a CDS encoding LLM class flavin-dependent oxidoreductase; protein product: MKFLAITLITDGTDPATGAPTPTRERFRQVVDAALLADELGFDGFGVGERHERPFLSSSPPVVLSHIAALTRRIRLYTAVTTLSLLDPVRAYEDYATLDHLSDGRLELMIGKGNGTAQRELFDVTPEDQWERNSEGYELFRQIWSEDKVTAQPRFRPALTGAEVLPRPYQKTLRVWHGSATSRESVDLAARYGDPLFSANVTHPIGPYAALIRHYRERWEHYGHDPAHAVVGAGTAGFHTAPTSQQAVAAYRPAFARYLAAHAAQGLDPVFPTLEDFVERSSALIGSPEQVIEKVHRYHEEFGHTVLHLQAEPGGLTEAQHRDSLALFQSRIAPVLRRSIPDPAFAVR